Genomic segment of Mycolicibacterium sarraceniae:
TCGTCGGCAGCGGGTAAGCCGGATTCGGTCAGCAGCTCGTACCACAGTCGCAGTGCCTCACAGATGGGCCCTCGGTAGTCCTTGTCGCCGTGGATCACCAGCATCGGTGTGGTGATCTTCCCGACGACGCGGTGTGGTGAATTGTCCTGTGCCATAGCCGGTGTCATCTCGCGCGCCCAGCAGTAGGCTCCGTCGGTGGTCGGGCCGAACTGGTCGAGCGCCCACAGACTGGCGTGGGTGACGATCGCCGCGGTGCGCTCGGCATCGATGCGGGGATCAGCTACCGCCCCGTCGACAGCCGCCATGACATCCTCGTACGGCGGGCCACCCCAGGCACCCTCCGGCAGCGCCACGCACGGCAACTCGGTGAGCGCCCCGGACGGGTCGATGCGCACCGGGTGCGGCGCTGCATACGAGGTCCGCAGCGCGTAGATGGTGCCGTCAGGCGTGCCGATGACGTCGCTGTAGGCGAAGCCGTCGGCGGTGATCTGCCGGACGTCGCCGTCAAGGCCGATCTCGAAAATCGGGCAGCGGCCGTTGTCATCGGCGGTGACCAGTAGCGCCCAAACCCCCGTTTCTCAATTCAAGTGGCACAGCGATATTCGGGGTGCCTGCAGTCGTGTGGAAACGGTTTCGCGGGTGAACGACACGCCTGTGCGATCCGAGGAGATGGTGGGGTATTCCAGGTCGGCGTCGGGGTCGTCGAATGAGCCCGTGGTCATCAGCGCACGTTACGTTCAACCCATGGCTGAGATCGCTGTCGTCGGGGCCGGTATCGCTGGGCTCGCCACCGCGGTGGCTCTCCAGCGCCGCGGCCATTCCGTCACAGTGCTCGAAGGGCGGACCGACACCAGCTCCGGCGCCGGCATCAGCATCTGGCCCAACGCGCTCGCCGCGCTGGACCAACTCGGCGTGGGTGACCAGGTGCGGGCTGCCGGCGGCCGGATCACCGCTGGCGCGATGCGATGGCGGGACGGCACCTGGCTGCGCCGGCCATCCGATGACCGAATCGTCACGGCACTGGGCGAGCCCCTGGTCGTGCTGCACCGTGTCACCCTGCGCGACATTCTCACCGCCGCGCTGGCAGCGGGCACCGTCATCGACGGTATTGCGGTGCGCGAGCTGCGCACCACGCCCACCGGGGTGCGGCTGAACCTGATCGATTCCTCGACCCGCGACGTCGACGCGGTGGTCGGCGCCGACGGCACCGGATCGGTGGTGGCCCGCCATCTCAACGGTCCGCTCCCCCATCGCTACGCCGGGTACACCGCGTGGCGGGGGGTTTCTTCGCTGGCCATCGCCGCCGATCTGGCCGGCGAGACGATGGGCGCCGGGGCCCAAGTCGGCCACGTCCCGATGGGGCCTGACCGGACGTATTGGTTCGCGACGGAGCGAGCGCCCGAGGGTGCCACCTCACCGCACGGTGAGCTGGCCTACCTGCGCATTAAGTTCGCGTCGTGGGCGGAACCCATACCCGCGATGCTGGGGGCCACAAATCCCGCCGAGGTGCTGCGCAACGACCT
This window contains:
- a CDS encoding FAD-dependent oxidoreductase; amino-acid sequence: MAEIAVVGAGIAGLATAVALQRRGHSVTVLEGRTDTSSGAGISIWPNALAALDQLGVGDQVRAAGGRITAGAMRWRDGTWLRRPSDDRIVTALGEPLVVLHRVTLRDILTAALAAGTVIDGIAVRELRTTPTGVRLNLIDSSTRDVDAVVGADGTGSVVARHLNGPLPHRYAGYTAWRGVSSLAIAADLAGETMGAGAQVGHVPMGPDRTYWFATERAPEGATSPHGELAYLRIKFASWAEPIPAMLGATNPAEVLRNDLYDRKPARRWAAGPVVLVGDAAHPMRPHLGQGGCQALEDAAVLGVVVELSRDLPSAFTVFEAFRRRRVRAIVAESRLIGRVVNLRPAALSALTSRATVALPESVVTRHLASIAAGSAFRLPDIG